In a genomic window of Oncorhynchus kisutch isolate 150728-3 linkage group LG9, Okis_V2, whole genome shotgun sequence:
- the LOC109896976 gene encoding ubiquitin carboxyl-terminal hydrolase 26, which yields MMDHFWIHQHCYPNENVNTYNKTILYYGLHNQGATCYLNSVLQVLFMTKGFREAVESQEQDNVEQNTFDLQLKCLFETLKKKQAHTKDVTSKLGIEKVFEQGDAAEYFEKILSKVNPDVSKIFQGHLKHTATCSISDRHVNSEEVGPFWTVPLSMEDNNYSVRDGLEDFFKSSTVSGDNQMYCDHCDGKTDAILACKMVHPPEILTLLLKRFEFDYNRMSYVKIENCVEVPRMLQTKDCDYELYAVVDHVGSLRGGHYTAIIKSYDDHNWYVFDDSYVTQLNSKPFEQDESFRSQSAYLLMYRKLDSPDRQMNHETDHKCSLSDSQQSTPSCSFEMGASRTREEEEEEDRKVQSNQSINPVDLVGRTEVVPEERQNDDGKVGDMIRQMHIQVLSGEDNVAATDDKDNSFNGEKEQKVGDDVVGQKEQEGEVANVEMQKNDEGSREEGMTRKYHSVKGELEERKEGGQNQRDKPKKREVIVVDVVDEAGQNQRDKARKREDIVVDGDHVLENGTEGDVMSRKDAVVTDRDGDNERKRNIDGAAKTKPGRIIDDTGDGRTAKINGGELKTIQVEVAKLGEDCDVTTMSQTNHSKSPSSDHMFQNRLTDIPEETTTCFCFKSIRGRGEKRSEHDKGKKMKLEKSRKGERKSMLGGQSRKEKNKEKAN from the exons ATGATGGATCACTTTTGGATCCACCAACACTGTTATCCAAATGAGAACGTGAACACAT ACAATAAAACCATACTCTATTATGGTTTGCACAATCAAGGGGCAACCTGTTATTTGAACAGTGTGCTGCAGGTCCTCTTCATGACTAAGGGCTTCAGAGAGGCTGTGGAAAG CCAAGAGCAGGATAATGTTGAACAGAACACTTTTGATCTTCAGCTGAAATGTTTATTTGAGACTTTAAAGAAAAAACAAGCTCACACTAAAGATGTCACATCAAAACTGGGCATTGAAAAGG TGTTCGAGCAAGGTGATGCTGCTGAATATTTTGAGAAGATTTTAAGCAAGGTCAATCCGGATGTGTCTAAG ATATTTCAAGGACATTTGAAGCACACTGCCACCTGTTCTATATCTGACCGTCATGTGAACAGTGAGGAAGTTGGTCCATTTTGGACTGTGCCTCTCTCTATGGAAGATAACAACTACAGTGTG AGAGATGGTTTGGAGGATTTTTTCAAGTCTTCAACTGTCAGTGGTGACAATCAGATGTACTGTGACCACTGCGATGGGAAAACAGATGCAATCCTT GCATGTAAGATGGTACATCCCCCAGAGATTCTAACTCTGCTCCTCAAGAGGTTTGAGTTTGACTACAACAGGATGTCTTATGTCAAAATTGAGAACTGTGTGGAGGTGCCTCGAATGTTACAGACAAAG GACTGTGACTATGAACTCTATGCAGTTGTGGACCATGTGGGAAGTCTAAGAGGTGGACATTACACTGCTATAATCAAGTCCTATGATGATCACAACTGGTATGTGTTCGATGACAGCTACGTCACACAG CTCAATTCAAAACCATTTGAACAAGATGAGAGTTTTAG GTCCCAGAGTGCGTACCTGCTTATGTACAGGAAAT TGGATTCTCCAGATCGTCAGATGAACCATGAAACCGATCACAAATGTTCACTCAGTGACTCTCAACAATCTACTCCTTCCTGTTCCTTTGAGATGGGAGCCAGCAGaacaagagaagaagaagaagaagaagacagaaaAGTTCAATCAAATCAATCTATCAATCCAGTTGACTTGGTAGGGAGAACAGAGGTTGTCCCAGAGGAAAGACAGAATGATGATGGAAAGGTTGGTGATATGATAAGACAGATGCACATACAAGTTTTGAGTGGAGAGGATAACGTTGCGGCTACTGATGATAAAGACAATTCGTTTAATGGAGAGAAAGAACAGAAAGTAGGGGATGATGTTGTTGGACAAAAAGAACAGGAAGGTGAAGTGGCCAATGTTGAGATGCAAAAGAATGATGAAGGGAGCAGGGAAGAGGGAATGACAAGAAAGTATCATAGTGTAAAAGGAGAACtggaagaaaggaaggaaggtgGACAGAATCAAAGAGATAAGCCAAAGAAAAGGGAGGTTATAGTTGTGGATGTTGTGGATGAAGCTGGACAGAATCAAAGAGATAAGGCAAGGAAACGGGAGGATATTGTTGTGGATGGAGATCATGTCTTGGAAAATGGAACAGAGGGTGATGTGATGAGTAGAAAGGATGCGGTTGTGactgacagagatggagataatGAGAGAAAGAGGAATATAGATGGTGCAGCAAAGACAAAGCCAGGTAGAATAATAGATGACACTGGGGATGGTAGAACAGCAAAAATAAATGGTGGTGAGTTAAAGACAATACAGGTTGAAGTGGCAAAGTTAGGAGAGGATTGTGATGTGACAACGATGAGCCAAACTAACCACAGTAAATCTCCCAGTTCAGATCATATGTTTCAGAACAGACTGACAGACATCCCAGAGGAAACAACCACATGTTTTTGCTTCAAGAGTATAAGAGGGAGAGGTGAAAAGAGGAGTGAACATGACAAAGGGAAGAAAATGAAATTGGAGAAGAGCAGAAAAGGTGAAAGGAAGAGTATGTTAGGAGGGCAGAGTAGAAAAGAGAAAAATAAGGAAAAGGCAAATTGA